DNA sequence from the Chamaesiphon minutus PCC 6605 genome:
TGCCACAGGTGCTGATTTTGCTGACTACCAAGATCTAATTATCGGCGCACCAACATGGAATGTCGGTGAGTTGTCAAGCGACTGGGAAGATTTCTTTTCAGACTTGGATGATATTGATTTTAATAATAAGACCGTAGCTTACTTTGGGGTTGGCGACCAAACTGGCTATCCTGATAGCTTCATGGACGCGATCGGGATTCTCGAAGAAAAAATTAGCGCGCTAGGTGGTAAGACTGTTGGTGCTTGGCCGACTGATGGTTATGACTTTAATGAGTCACGGGGTGTCCGCAACGGTAAATTCATTGGTTTAGCACTAGATGAAGATAACCAAGGAGATTTAACCGAGTCGCGCATCAAAACTTGGTCGAGTCAGGTCAAACAAGCCTTTGGTGTCTGAGCATCACTATTGAGGATTGGTATTTCTCAAAATCTATAGTCAAAACTATCTTAATAAGGTATTTTCGACTAATTCTTGTAGAAATAGTTTGACAGTCTAAGCTAAATTCATTTGAATTTCATCTCAGGCTGTCAAACTGGAAGTCAAGTTAGATTTACTATCTCAATAACATTCGATCTGTAAGATCTAATCGGACAAAATAACCTTAGTGGTATCTTCATGAATAAGAACGAGCTGCCCCCTACAGGCAGTCATCAATACCCCCTCACTCGTCGCAGTTTCATTCGAGGGGGTGGCATTGCCAGCGGACTGATCCTTAGCAGTGGCATTCACAGTCTACTATCGAGTTGTTCGTCTCCATCTTCTACCACGAAACTACCTGAGAATAATACTGTAGCCCGCACTCCGAATCCGAAATTTACTCCCGATCTAGAAATTAACCTCAAGGCTGCACCGAAAACGGTGCAAATCCTCGCTGGACAACCAACCCAAGTTTGGTCTTATGCAGCAGAGCTAGTCAAAGGCGACCCAAACAGCTTACAAGCTGTTCCCGATAGTTATTTAGGCCCGATTATTCGCGTTCGGCAAGGTCAGCGCGTCCGAGTCAACTTCCAAAATAACCTACCCCAAGGGCAAAGTAGTATCGTGCATTGGCATGGCTTAATTTTGCCAGAAGACATGGACGGACATCCTCGTTTTGCAATTCAACCTGGACAAACCTATGTATATGAGTTTGAGGTTGTTAATCGGGCGGGGATGAACTGGTTTCATCCGCATCCAGATATGCTGACAGGGCAACAAGCTTATGCTGGCTTAGCGGGGCTGTTTATCGTCACAGATCCAGAAGAAGCCGCTCTCAAACTACCAGCAGGTGCTTATGAAGTGCCGATCGTCCTGCAAGATCGTACCTTAGATGCCAGTAACCAACTCCTTTATTTGGGCAGCAAAATCGGTACACCTCGTAACGATGGCATGGAGGGAATGGGCGGCATGGGTAGCATGTCACAGGGCAACTCAAATCAGTCTGGTGGCAGCATGGGTAACATGAGCAGCATGATGGGCTTTTTAGGTGAAAAGATTTTTATCAATGGCAAGCCCGACTTTACCCTGGCTGCGGCAACGCGAGTCTACCGCCTCCGCATCCTCAATGGTTCTAACGCCCGCATCTACAAGCTGGCATGGAGTAATGGCGATCCCTTGACCCTTATCGGCACTGATGGGAGCTTGCTGAGTCAACCTGTCACTCGCAAGTATGTGATGCTGGCTCCAGGCGAGCGGCTCGATGTTTGGGCAGACTTTAGCAAGCTGAAAGTTGGAACGCAATTAGCTCTCAATAGTCTGGCTTTCTCTGGAGCCGAGAATGTCGGTGGGAATAGTATGGGCGGGATGAGTTCTGGTAATGCCCCAGAACTTGGTGCGGCGATGACCCTATTTAACGTCAAGATCGCGCGGACGGAAACAGAAACTTTGCAGCTTCCCAACAAACTAGCCGCTCTACCCTTATTGCGTCCAGAAGATGCTACTAATGCTGCCCAACCTCGCCCCGTTGAGCTTTCGCTCCAAGGGATGAAATGGGTGATGAACGGGCAACCCTTTGAAATGACTACCGCCACACCGCAGGAAACTGTCAAGTTAAATTCGATCGAGCAGTGGGAGATTATCAACAAACTCAATCCTGGCGCGATGATGGATGCCAAGGGGATGGCGCATCCCATTCATCTACACGGCGTGCAGTTTCAAGTCATCAGTCGCCAAGTTTTGCCAGAACTTGCCGCCGGATGGCAAACAGTTAAGGATGGCTATGTGGATGAAGGCTTCAAGGACACTGTAATGGTGATGCCAGGTGAGCGAGTCAAATTGCTAATGAAATTTGATAAATACAGCGGCTTATTTACCTACCATTGCCATAACTTAGAACATGAAGATGCTGGGATGATGCGGAATTATCGAGTCAATGCCTGAGTATTCTATCTATCTCAAATAATCGAGTTTATTTACTGGGAAAATCATGAGCGATCTAATTGTTGTCGGCTTCAAAGATGAGTTCAAAGCAGACGAGGTTTTAATCGAGCTGAAGAGACTCGAACTAGAGTATTTAATCGACTTGGAAGATGCGGCTGTTGTGGTCAGAAATCAACAAGGTAAAGTTAAAATCAAGCAAGCTCAAGAACTTGTAGCTGATGGTGCCGTAAGTGGAGGCTATTGGGGATTGCTGCTGGGCATCATTTTCTTCCATCCAATCTTGGCTGTCTTAGGTGCAGCCGCTGGAGCAATTTCAGGAGCATTAACCGATGTCGGGATTGATGACAATTTTATTCACGATATTGGTAGCACGATTGAGCCTGGAACTTCCGCCATCTTTGTGTTGGTGAGAAAAGCAACACCCGATAAAGTTTTAGCAGCTTTAAGTAAGTTTGATGGCAAAGTTTTACGGACTTCATTATCAAGAGAGGATGAAGCAAAATTACAAGCTGCTCTAATAAAGCATGAATTAGTGGTACTTTAACAAAAAAATAGATAATTTTACAGATTGATAACGCGCTTGGATCGATCGAATAACTGAGTTGAAATATATGGAAGATCTAAATCTAAAACTCAAGGGGATGAGTTGTGCCTCCTGTGCCAACAGTATCGAGAAAGCAATCCTGAATGTGCCAGGGGTAGTAGAAGGTAACGTCAATTTTAGTATCGATCGAGCCAGCGTTCGCTACGATCCCAAGCAGACTAATATTAACATCATCACTAAAGCAGTTGTTGATATTGGGTATGAGGCGCAAATTATCCCCGCAGATCTCAGCAGTGAAGACGACCTCGGAAATAGTCAACAACAACTAGAAGAGCGAAATCTTCAGCGCAGAGTTCTAGTCGGGGCAATTCTCAGTGTACTGCTGGTCATCGGCAGTTTGAGCCATTTTAATCTCACACTTCCATCCTTCTTAGTTAAACTGGAAAATCCCTGGGTACAGCTAGTACTAGCATCACCCGTACAGTTTTGGGTAGGTAGGGAATTCCAAATATCGGCATGGAAGGCATTTCGCCACCGTACCGCTGATATGAATACCCTGATTGCGCTCGGCACGAGTATCGCCTTTTTCTATTCACTCTGGGTAACGATCGATCCTCGTTACTTCACAACACAAGGATTATCCGCAGAAGTCTACTATGAAGCGACGGCGATGATTATCACCTTGACGCTGTTGGGAAGATGGTTGGAAAATCGTGCCAAAGGAGCCACGTCGTCAGCGATTCAGGCATTGATGGGGTTACAGGCAAAAACTGCACGGGTGGTGCGGGATGGTAGAGAACTTGACATTCCGATCGCGGAAGTTGCTCTTACAGATATTGTCGTAGTACGTCCTGGTGAGAAAATTCCTGTCGATGGTGAAGTTGTATCGGGATATTCCACTGTGGATGAGTCGATGCTCACTGGCGAAAGTTTTCCAGTAACTAAACAAGTCGGCGATGAAGTTGTCGGTGCAACTCTCAATAAAATGGGTAGCTTTCAGTTTCGGGCGACTAAAATCGGCAAAGATACCGCCCTAGCTCAGATTGTCAAATTAGTCCAACAAGCGCAAAATTCTAAAGCCCCAATCCAAAAACTAGCCGATAACATTACTAGCTGGTTCGTTCCGGTAATTCTGGCGATCGCTGTGACAACTTTCGTAGTCTGGTTTCTAACGATCGGCAATTTTACTCTATCGATCGTCACAATGGTCGGTGTATTAATTATCGCTTGTCCCTGCGCTTTGGGTTTAGCAACGCCCACCTCAGTTACCGTCGGTATTGGCAAGGGAGCAGAAAATGGCATTCTGATTAAAGCTGCCGAAAGTCTCGAACTCGCTCGTCAAATCCAGACGATCGTGTTGGATAAAACGGGTACCATTACTCAGGGTAAGCCTGTTGTCACCGATACTTCTTCCATGCTAGATCTCGTTCCTACTAGTGCGAATATTCTAGCTCCACTGGCTTTATGGCGATCGATCGGTGCTTTAGAAAGTAACTCCGAACATCCCCTGGCTGAAGCCTTACTTCAATACGCCCGCGAGCAAAATAAAGACTTACAATTACCAACTGTCGGTCGATTTGAAGCGATTGCGGGAAGTGGTGTCAAAGGTATTGTCGAACAGCAACAAGTTCTGATTGGTACCCAACGCTGGTTCGATGAAATGAACATCAATTCAGCCGTATTCCAAACACAGAAAGACGGGTGGGAGGATGCCGGAAAAACTGTGGTATTCGCTGCTGTTAATGGTCATTTACAAGCCGCGATCGCTGTTGCTGATACTGTTAAACCCAACTCTGCTAAGGCGATTCAAACCCTACAAAAAATGGGGATCGAGGTCGTGATGTTAACTGGTGATAATCAACGCACCGCCAAAGCAATCGCCGATCGAGTCGGGATTACCAGAATCTTAGCCGAAGTTCGCCCCGACCAAAAAGCCCAGACGATTCGGACTTTGCAAGTAAAAGAGAAAAAGGTTGTGGCAATGGTTGGAGATGGTATTAATGATGCCCCCGCACTCGCTCAGGCTGATGTTGGGATGGCGATCGGCACGGGTACGGATGTCGCGATCGCGGCAAGTGACATCACGCTGATTTCGGGGGACTTACAGGGGATTGTGACGGCAATTCGGCTCAGTCGCGCCACGATGCAAAATATCCAGCAGAATCTATTCTGGGCACTAGGCTATAACGTACTAGGCATCCCGATCGCGGCGGGGATTCTGTTCCCGATTACGGGCTGGTTGCTCAATCCAGCGATCGCGGGTGCGGCGATGGCATTTAGCTCGATTTCAGTCGTCCTCAATGCTTTGAGATTAAAAGGAGTAAAAATATGAAACTGGCAGCAATCTCGATTGGGGCAATGCTCTCGATACTTCAAATGAGCGGCTCCGCCAACGCTCAAATGGGTGGAGGATCGCCAATGCAAATGCAACCCTCAACTTCAGACCGCACGTTTCGTCAGATCGAGCAGCCTTTACCCATCAAAGTTGGCGTGGTACTTGGCGGACTAACTCTGATTGGTGCCGAACTCTGGTGGTTTCTGGGACGCAAACAACAAAAACAACAAGCAATCCAAACTAATGGGGTGCAAGAAGTATTAGTAACAGTTGATGGGGGCTATCGTCCCGATCGAGTTGTTGTTAACAACGGTGAACCCGTGCGGTTGTCGTTTCATCGGTTAGACAGTAATTCTTGTCTGGATGAAGTATTAATTCCCGATTTTGGAATTAGCACCCGCTTACCTGTCGGGCAGACAACAACTGTTGAATTTACTCCAAAGCAGGTAGGTGAATATGCTTTTACTTGTGGGATGAGAATGTTTCGTGGCGTTATTGAAGTCACCGCAACATAATGTCGCAGTTACTCGATTGGGGAGAACATAATTCACGATCTCTTTTGTCATAAATTCACTCTAGTTTTATCGTTTCTCAACAGCATAAGGTATGACACACAACCACGGCAGCGAACATCCGCACGGGAGCGGAAATTACAATCGCGCTTTTATTACAAGTGTCACTCTAAATACTTTATTTGTCGCGATCGAGGCATTTTATGGGATTGCGGCCAATTCATTAGCTTTAATTGCAGATGCAGCAGTGTCGTCTAATACACGCGATCGGAGATCCCATAGCGTCGGCTTTGCCGAATCGCCAGCTAGAAACGGTCACAGTTACACTCCAGCCAAAGAAGTTGCATAATCTTGATTCTGCATAACGACCCCGTTCACCCGCCGTCAGTAACCTCTTGGATTCACCAACCAACTTGATTCGGTCAGTGTGCAACGGGATTGTTAGACCTCGCGCGACGATGTAGTTTCCTCCACTAGTGGTATCTGTAAAGTTAACCAATCTTTCACATTAGCAACATAGCCGATCCACTCTTGGGTGGAGCTAAAGAGATCGATGATTTTTGATAACCCAACATCTCTATTCCAATCAAGTCTGTTTATTATATCGTCTACATACTTATGGCTGTCATCAACAGCTACGATCTGCTTTGCTACCCCAATTATTTCATTGAATTCGTTATTATCAGTGCCTTCTAAGCTAATAACTACGCTGTGAATGTACTTTTCGGGTTTAGTATTTTCTGGAAGATTCAAACATTTTATTTTTTCAAGACTAAGCTTCCGAAGTGATTTTGCATGTTCATCATTTCCAGTTAAAACAGCTTTTAATCGTGCCTCCTGTTCTTCTTCGGTTCTATAAACATCTCCATCTAGCACAAACATATTATACTCGCAATTTTCACCGCGTAGGCGTAATCCAGCTAGGACTGTAAAACAATTGATAGCTGCGCCAAATCTTTGTACGGAAACATGCCTAGAAATACCTAATTGACCTGCCACCTTTTTGATGATTGTTACGGCAAGATCGTCTTCAACAAAAACCTCAAGTAATCTAGGCTGAGTCCCTGTCAAACGATTTATTGCATCTGGTTTTGTATCGTCAAAGCATAGGGTTTTTTCTGAGGTGCCAAAGATATGCCTTATATTAATTAAGTCTGACAACTCAATGATTGATTCTCTATGCGTCGTGAATATCACTTGAAGATTATAGCTTAGTGCTCTTTCAGATACCACTTTTATTAGATTCTTCATTGCTGAATCATGTAAAAGGAGATCGAGTTCATCTATAAGAATAAGGCTATTTTTCGCTGCTCTAAAAACTCTTTCTAGTAGTAAAAATATTTTTTGTTCTCCGGCACTCATGCTCAGGGCAGAGTATCTAATCCCGTTAGCTTCAACGCCAATAAATTTCCTCCCTTTGCCAGGGTCATGAATATTATAAGCCGTATATTGCCTGTTGAGACAATAAGATGCTTTTTCTAGTATCGTAGTAACAATATCTTCACTTATATTCTTGGTTGAGTAGTTGATTTTTACATTTCGTTTTTCTGCTTCGATGAGTGGAACACAACTATCTACGCCGAAGTAATGTACATTCCTTGTAGGTCGTCTTTTATATATTGGTTTCCACCGATCGCTACTCTTTCCGTAGATCTGCTCTACATTTTCGTGTAGGTGAGATGACTGCCTGTACGTATGGACTAGCTTTAACTCACTACCTTCCCATAACGCATCAGGGCTTGGCAGAAAAAAGTTGCTAAATTTATAGTCTTCTTGTCCTTCAGTTGGTGGTTGAAAGCAGCAGGCTAGGGCATGAAGAATAGTTGATTTTCCATACCCGTTTGGACCAAGGATACCTGTTATATTTCTACTCTCAAATGAAATGCAAACGTCTTTGACATTCTTGAGCTTTTTTATCTCTAGCTTATGCAATCGTTGTTGAGAAATTGACATATTTTCCTGTGGTTTCGCCGCCTAACTTATGAAAAATCTCAAGCCTTCCTAATTTTAGGCTACCCATGATTATTTGTGATTGTCGTATCTCACCGCTAACCTCCTCTTCTGCGTCCCCACCGATAGCTCAGAGATCTAAATATTATTTAGACTGACAGCATCAGTCTATTGCACCGATTTGGGGTAGTTAGATGGACATTTATCCACCTGATACACCTTATTGGGGTGTTTAGACCGAACGAATTTAGTCTAAACACCCAAGAGACTAGTCGCTCGGATTTGACACTATTTGTAATGAGCGTTAATCCATACTAGATGTAGAGGCAGACAATCGTCTAAAAAGCTATCGAATGAATTTTATAAGGGCTACTTGCCCATTAAGCTTCGGGATGAAAATGTAAGTGATGGTGCGGACTTCGTTTGCTCAGATGTGGGGAATGTTTGTGAAGATGCTCTTCGTCGTAGCTGTGTTCGTGCTCGTGCCATAGCCCAGCTTGTAAATCAGTTAGGTGACGAGGTTTGAAAGCTACATACACGACGACTAATAATCCAGCACCGATTAAGCTAGTGTAGAAAAAATTCCGAGCGGGTAAATTACTGCCCATCCAGCCTGCTAG
Encoded proteins:
- a CDS encoding heavy metal translocating P-type ATPase, yielding MEDLNLKLKGMSCASCANSIEKAILNVPGVVEGNVNFSIDRASVRYDPKQTNINIITKAVVDIGYEAQIIPADLSSEDDLGNSQQQLEERNLQRRVLVGAILSVLLVIGSLSHFNLTLPSFLVKLENPWVQLVLASPVQFWVGREFQISAWKAFRHRTADMNTLIALGTSIAFFYSLWVTIDPRYFTTQGLSAEVYYEATAMIITLTLLGRWLENRAKGATSSAIQALMGLQAKTARVVRDGRELDIPIAEVALTDIVVVRPGEKIPVDGEVVSGYSTVDESMLTGESFPVTKQVGDEVVGATLNKMGSFQFRATKIGKDTALAQIVKLVQQAQNSKAPIQKLADNITSWFVPVILAIAVTTFVVWFLTIGNFTLSIVTMVGVLIIACPCALGLATPTSVTVGIGKGAENGILIKAAESLELARQIQTIVLDKTGTITQGKPVVTDTSSMLDLVPTSANILAPLALWRSIGALESNSEHPLAEALLQYAREQNKDLQLPTVGRFEAIAGSGVKGIVEQQQVLIGTQRWFDEMNINSAVFQTQKDGWEDAGKTVVFAAVNGHLQAAIAVADTVKPNSAKAIQTLQKMGIEVVMLTGDNQRTAKAIADRVGITRILAEVRPDQKAQTIRTLQVKEKKVVAMVGDGINDAPALAQADVGMAIGTGTDVAIAASDITLISGDLQGIVTAIRLSRATMQNIQQNLFWALGYNVLGIPIAAGILFPITGWLLNPAIAGAAMAFSSISVVLNALRLKGVKI
- a CDS encoding AAA family ATPase, with protein sequence MSISQQRLHKLEIKKLKNVKDVCISFESRNITGILGPNGYGKSTILHALACCFQPPTEGQEDYKFSNFFLPSPDALWEGSELKLVHTYRQSSHLHENVEQIYGKSSDRWKPIYKRRPTRNVHYFGVDSCVPLIEAEKRNVKINYSTKNISEDIVTTILEKASYCLNRQYTAYNIHDPGKGRKFIGVEANGIRYSALSMSAGEQKIFLLLERVFRAAKNSLILIDELDLLLHDSAMKNLIKVVSERALSYNLQVIFTTHRESIIELSDLINIRHIFGTSEKTLCFDDTKPDAINRLTGTQPRLLEVFVEDDLAVTIIKKVAGQLGISRHVSVQRFGAAINCFTVLAGLRLRGENCEYNMFVLDGDVYRTEEEQEARLKAVLTGNDEHAKSLRKLSLEKIKCLNLPENTKPEKYIHSVVISLEGTDNNEFNEIIGVAKQIVAVDDSHKYVDDIINRLDWNRDVGLSKIIDLFSSTQEWIGYVANVKDWLTLQIPLVEETTSSREV
- a CDS encoding cupredoxin domain-containing protein, translated to MKLAAISIGAMLSILQMSGSANAQMGGGSPMQMQPSTSDRTFRQIEQPLPIKVGVVLGGLTLIGAELWWFLGRKQQKQQAIQTNGVQEVLVTVDGGYRPDRVVVNNGEPVRLSFHRLDSNSCLDEVLIPDFGISTRLPVGQTTTVEFTPKQVGEYAFTCGMRMFRGVIEVTAT
- a CDS encoding multicopper oxidase family protein; amino-acid sequence: MNKNELPPTGSHQYPLTRRSFIRGGGIASGLILSSGIHSLLSSCSSPSSTTKLPENNTVARTPNPKFTPDLEINLKAAPKTVQILAGQPTQVWSYAAELVKGDPNSLQAVPDSYLGPIIRVRQGQRVRVNFQNNLPQGQSSIVHWHGLILPEDMDGHPRFAIQPGQTYVYEFEVVNRAGMNWFHPHPDMLTGQQAYAGLAGLFIVTDPEEAALKLPAGAYEVPIVLQDRTLDASNQLLYLGSKIGTPRNDGMEGMGGMGSMSQGNSNQSGGSMGNMSSMMGFLGEKIFINGKPDFTLAAATRVYRLRILNGSNARIYKLAWSNGDPLTLIGTDGSLLSQPVTRKYVMLAPGERLDVWADFSKLKVGTQLALNSLAFSGAENVGGNSMGGMSSGNAPELGAAMTLFNVKIARTETETLQLPNKLAALPLLRPEDATNAAQPRPVELSLQGMKWVMNGQPFEMTTATPQETVKLNSIEQWEIINKLNPGAMMDAKGMAHPIHLHGVQFQVISRQVLPELAAGWQTVKDGYVDEGFKDTVMVMPGERVKLLMKFDKYSGLFTYHCHNLEHEDAGMMRNYRVNA
- the fldA gene encoding flavodoxin FldA, which translates into the protein MSKIGLFYGTQTGKTESIALMIQEQLGSDVVDIHEIADATGADFADYQDLIIGAPTWNVGELSSDWEDFFSDLDDIDFNNKTVAYFGVGDQTGYPDSFMDAIGILEEKISALGGKTVGAWPTDGYDFNESRGVRNGKFIGLALDEDNQGDLTESRIKTWSSQVKQAFGV
- a CDS encoding DUF1269 domain-containing protein, which codes for MSDLIVVGFKDEFKADEVLIELKRLELEYLIDLEDAAVVVRNQQGKVKIKQAQELVADGAVSGGYWGLLLGIIFFHPILAVLGAAAGAISGALTDVGIDDNFIHDIGSTIEPGTSAIFVLVRKATPDKVLAALSKFDGKVLRTSLSREDEAKLQAALIKHELVVL